From a region of the Fischerella sp. JS2 genome:
- a CDS encoding alpha-ketoacid dehydrogenase subunit beta — protein sequence MAETLLFNALREAIDEEMARDSTVFVLGEDVGHYGGSYKVTKDLYQKYGELRVLDTPIAENSFTGLAVGSAMTGLRPIIEGMNMGFLLLAFNQIANNAGMLRYTSGGNFKIPMVIRGPGGVGRQLGAEHSQRLEAYFQAVPGLKIVACSTPYNAKGLLKSAIRDDNPVLFFEHVLLYNLKENLPEEEYLLPLDKAEIVRRGQDVTILTYSRMRHHVTQALKSLEKKGYDPEVIDLISLKPLDMETIGASIRKTHRVIIVEECMRTGGIAAELIASINERFFDELDAPVLRLSSQDIPTPYNGMLERLTIVQPEQIVEAVEKMMALRV from the coding sequence ATGGCAGAAACACTACTCTTCAACGCCTTACGGGAAGCTATTGATGAAGAAATGGCGCGTGACTCCACGGTATTTGTACTTGGTGAAGACGTAGGACATTACGGTGGTTCCTACAAAGTGACAAAGGATTTGTATCAAAAATACGGTGAACTGCGAGTTTTAGATACCCCGATCGCCGAAAACAGCTTCACCGGCTTAGCAGTAGGATCAGCAATGACCGGGTTAAGACCGATTATCGAAGGCATGAATATGGGTTTTTTGCTCCTTGCCTTTAACCAAATCGCCAACAATGCCGGAATGCTACGCTATACCTCCGGCGGAAACTTTAAAATTCCGATGGTAATTCGTGGCCCTGGGGGTGTAGGGCGTCAACTTGGTGCTGAACATTCTCAACGTTTAGAAGCTTACTTTCAGGCTGTACCTGGCTTAAAGATTGTTGCCTGTTCCACACCTTACAATGCCAAAGGGTTGCTGAAATCTGCTATTCGCGATGACAACCCAGTCCTATTTTTTGAACACGTCCTGCTTTACAACTTAAAAGAAAACCTACCAGAAGAAGAATACCTATTACCCCTAGATAAAGCAGAAATTGTGCGTCGTGGTCAAGACGTGACAATCCTCACTTATTCACGGATGCGTCATCATGTCACACAAGCTTTGAAAAGTTTGGAAAAAAAAGGTTATGACCCAGAAGTCATTGATTTAATATCTCTTAAACCCTTAGACATGGAAACGATTGGGGCGTCCATACGCAAAACTCATCGAGTCATTATCGTCGAAGAATGTATGAGAACAGGAGGTATTGCCGCAGAATTAATTGCCTCAATTAACGAGCGCTTTTTTGATGAATTAGATGCACCTGTACTACGGCTTTCTTCCCAAGATATTCCTACACCTTACAACGGAATGTTGGAGAGATTGACAATTGTTCAACCGGAACAAATTGTCGAAGCTGTAGAAAAAATGATGGCTTTGCGAGTCTAG
- the hemB gene encoding porphobilinogen synthase encodes MFPTHRPRRLRTHPQLRRMVRETVLTTSDLIYPLFAVPGEAIANEVKSMPGVYQLSIDKIVEEAKEVYDLGIPAIILFGIPADKDVDATGAWHDCGIVQKAATAVKQAVPDLIIIADTCLCEYTSHGHCGYLQVGDLTGRVLNDPTLELLKKTAVSQAKAGADIIAPSGMMDGFVQAIRAGLDEAGFQDTPILSYAAKYASAYYGPFRDAADSAPQFGDRHTYQMDPGNSREAIKEIELDIAEGADMLMVKPALAYMDIIWQVKQASNLPVAAYNVSGEYSMVKAAALNGWIDEQRVVMETLTGFKRAGADLILTYHAKDAARWLG; translated from the coding sequence ATGTTTCCAACTCATCGACCCCGCCGTCTACGTACCCATCCCCAACTCCGCCGGATGGTACGTGAAACTGTTCTTACCACCAGCGATTTGATTTATCCTCTATTTGCTGTTCCAGGTGAAGCGATCGCCAACGAAGTCAAATCCATGCCTGGCGTCTATCAGCTTTCGATAGACAAAATTGTCGAAGAGGCAAAAGAAGTTTACGACTTAGGAATTCCCGCAATTATTCTGTTTGGTATTCCAGCCGATAAAGATGTCGATGCCACAGGTGCATGGCATGATTGCGGTATTGTCCAGAAAGCTGCAACTGCGGTGAAACAAGCAGTACCAGATTTGATCATCATTGCTGACACTTGTTTGTGTGAGTATACCAGTCATGGTCACTGCGGCTATCTGCAAGTTGGTGACTTGACCGGACGGGTTTTAAATGACCCCACCCTGGAACTACTCAAGAAAACCGCCGTTTCCCAAGCCAAAGCAGGCGCTGATATCATTGCGCCTTCGGGGATGATGGATGGATTTGTGCAAGCAATTCGCGCTGGTTTGGATGAAGCTGGTTTCCAAGACACACCAATTTTATCCTATGCAGCCAAGTATGCTTCCGCTTACTACGGCCCATTCCGGGATGCAGCAGATTCAGCACCCCAGTTTGGCGATCGCCACACTTATCAAATGGACCCCGGTAATTCCCGCGAAGCCATCAAAGAAATTGAGTTGGATATCGCCGAAGGCGCTGACATGCTGATGGTAAAGCCAGCTTTAGCTTACATGGATATCATTTGGCAGGTGAAACAAGCAAGTAACTTACCTGTGGCTGCTTACAACGTTTCCGGTGAATATTCTATGGTCAAAGCCGCAGCCCTTAACGGTTGGATTGACGAACAGCGCGTAGTTATGGAAACTTTAACCGGCTTTAAGCGGGCTGGTGCAGATTTAATTTTAACCTACCACGCTAAAGACGCAGCGCGTTGGCTGGGGTAA
- a CDS encoding helix-turn-helix transcriptional regulator gives MDMQVLRERAGLSRAEVAFRLAISETSVRNWEAGRTEPTMTPKKYLEALRLFKCTPEELAAASEKSINQRHKRKPGRPRRFPNNQLNQVTPMPDAPAAEIRL, from the coding sequence ATGGATATGCAAGTCCTGAGAGAACGCGCGGGGCTTAGCCGTGCAGAGGTTGCCTTCAGGCTTGCAATCAGTGAAACTAGCGTTCGCAACTGGGAAGCAGGGCGTACAGAACCCACAATGACGCCTAAAAAATACTTAGAAGCGTTGCGACTATTCAAATGCACACCAGAAGAATTAGCAGCAGCAAGCGAAAAATCTATCAACCAGCGACATAAACGCAAACCAGGAAGACCAAGGAGATTTCCTAACAATCAATTAAATCAGGTAACTCCTATGCCTGATGCACCTGCTGCTGAAATACGGTTATAG
- the secF gene encoding protein translocase subunit SecF: MKLSINKSRSLWWGISSIIILAGIISMVISWQQIGAPLRPSLDFVGGTRLQFERDCTNPDNCNKAIDINEVREVANAQGLGDSSIQIIADKDTGKDNGVLIRTKTLDVEQRTKLQNALSEKIGTFDPQKTQIDTVGPTIGRELFRTGVIALVVSFIGIIVYLSFRFQLDYAVFAIIALFHDILITAGIFSILGLVAGIEVDSLFIVALLTITGFSVNDTVVIYDRIRETLKINPNHPIAEIVDDAVNQTLTRSINTTLTTLLTLFAIFLFGGATLKNFSLALIIGFTMGAYSSIFIASTLLALWRERKGQPVVSSTSESMNS; encoded by the coding sequence ATGAAACTGAGTATTAACAAATCGCGATCGCTATGGTGGGGTATATCCTCGATCATTATTCTTGCTGGAATCATCTCAATGGTGATTTCCTGGCAACAAATAGGCGCACCTCTGCGCCCTAGTCTAGATTTTGTTGGTGGTACACGTTTGCAGTTTGAACGGGATTGTACAAACCCAGATAACTGTAATAAAGCCATTGATATCAACGAAGTTCGGGAAGTAGCTAACGCCCAAGGACTTGGTGACAGCAGTATCCAGATTATCGCCGACAAGGATACAGGCAAAGACAACGGTGTATTAATCCGCACAAAAACCCTGGATGTAGAGCAACGTACCAAGTTACAAAACGCCCTCAGTGAAAAAATTGGCACTTTTGACCCGCAAAAAACCCAAATAGATACTGTTGGACCGACAATTGGACGAGAACTATTTAGGACTGGTGTAATTGCGCTTGTAGTCTCTTTTATTGGTATTATTGTTTACTTAAGTTTTCGGTTTCAGTTGGACTACGCTGTCTTCGCGATCATTGCTCTATTCCACGATATCTTGATAACAGCAGGGATTTTCTCGATTCTTGGCTTAGTAGCAGGTATAGAGGTAGATAGTCTATTTATTGTCGCCTTATTGACAATTACAGGCTTCTCTGTAAATGACACCGTGGTAATTTATGACCGGATTCGGGAGACACTGAAAATCAACCCTAATCATCCGATCGCTGAGATTGTCGATGATGCAGTCAACCAAACTCTCACACGTTCCATCAACACAACCTTAACAACCCTACTAACATTATTTGCGATCTTCCTATTTGGTGGAGCAACCCTGAAGAACTTTTCCCTCGCCTTAATTATTGGTTTTACGATGGGTGCTTATTCCAGTATTTTTATAGCTAGTACTCTGTTAGCTTTATGGCGAGAACGCAAAGGCCAACCTGTTGTTTCCTCAACTTCAGAATCCATGAATAGTTAG
- a CDS encoding thioesterase family protein has product MQKIAFDLDVYSYQIDFIGHVNNAVYIQWMEIGRTKLLETVGMATHEIFQQGFVPVLVHTSITYKSPLYLGDRVKIELWLSELRNASAIMQFRFHNSQQVLAAEGLQKGLFVDKQTMRPRRLYPEERALFVPYLDASTETEA; this is encoded by the coding sequence ATGCAGAAAATTGCTTTTGACTTGGATGTTTATTCTTATCAAATTGATTTCATTGGACACGTAAACAATGCTGTTTATATCCAGTGGATGGAAATAGGACGAACTAAGCTATTAGAAACTGTGGGAATGGCGACCCATGAAATTTTTCAGCAGGGTTTTGTACCAGTTTTAGTTCATACCAGTATTACCTATAAATCGCCATTGTATCTAGGGGATCGCGTGAAAATAGAACTCTGGCTGTCTGAACTGCGAAATGCTTCTGCTATCATGCAGTTTCGTTTCCATAACAGTCAACAAGTGCTGGCGGCTGAGGGGCTACAAAAAGGATTGTTCGTTGATAAGCAAACTATGCGTCCAAGGCGACTTTACCCAGAGGAACGCGCTTTATTTGTTCCATACTTAGATGCAAGCACTGAAACTGAAGCTTAA
- a CDS encoding HAMP domain-containing sensor histidine kinase, whose amino-acid sequence MDWSNWVYLGAGLLLGLGFSGLLAHKNRPSSSSPVLPTEQQDVVKLQQQIKQTQLAYEMAREMSQFKAGYLARTTHVLRSPINGLIGLQQLILANLCENPEEEREFIKQAHDRTLKLLKLIDEILAVARLEHGTNKLDLQPRSLKDLLQEVYDLTYMLAENRNFPFKVLLPESELKVVVDSRWLKQVLISLIETAIAQMEEGGIYISTQASPKDKFVYVWLDVPKQNVLQSEPIDLISSTNKLAETEEDNITFDPGMKFLFNQTLLEVMGGKLEIVPLTTQQTEDMTRLQVTIPQSIS is encoded by the coding sequence ATGGATTGGAGTAACTGGGTATATCTAGGAGCAGGACTATTATTAGGATTGGGTTTTAGTGGATTATTGGCACATAAAAATAGGCCATCTAGTTCATCCCCAGTACTACCAACAGAACAACAGGATGTGGTGAAACTCCAGCAACAGATCAAACAAACACAATTGGCATATGAAATGGCACGCGAAATGAGCCAGTTTAAAGCTGGGTATTTGGCACGAACTACTCACGTATTGCGATCGCCAATTAATGGTTTAATTGGTTTACAACAGCTAATTTTGGCAAATTTGTGTGAAAACCCAGAAGAAGAACGAGAATTTATCAAACAAGCTCATGACCGGACACTCAAGCTACTGAAATTAATTGATGAAATTCTTGCTGTTGCTAGATTAGAACATGGTACAAATAAACTAGACTTGCAACCGCGATCACTCAAAGATTTGTTGCAGGAAGTTTATGATTTAACTTATATGCTGGCAGAAAATCGCAATTTCCCCTTCAAAGTCTTACTGCCAGAATCAGAATTGAAAGTGGTAGTAGATTCTCGTTGGTTAAAACAAGTATTAATCAGTTTAATCGAAACTGCGATCGCTCAGATGGAGGAAGGCGGTATTTATATATCTACCCAAGCCTCACCTAAAGATAAATTCGTTTATGTTTGGCTGGATGTGCCTAAACAAAATGTTTTACAGTCCGAACCAATAGATTTAATTTCATCTACCAATAAACTTGCTGAAACTGAGGAAGATAATATTACTTTTGACCCAGGAATGAAGTTCTTGTTTAATCAAACTCTACTAGAAGTGATGGGGGGCAAATTAGAAATTGTTCCTCTAACAACACAGCAGACTGAAGACATGACTCGGTTGCAAGTCACTATCCCTCAATCTATCAGTTAA
- the secD gene encoding protein translocase subunit SecD — MQRQRSLLALILVMVIAAIAVIATISIPLGLDLRGGSQLTIQVKPTPEIPRITERELEAVKSVVEGRVNGLGVSEPVIQTVGEDKILVQLPGVNDPEEAERVLGGTAQLEFRQQKPNTETQLFALRTSQQELKLQQQQLKNSNDTAAIAKNREALQNNSKAIAELFESTNPPLTGQYLKDARGEPTSGNNWEVAIRFDQKGGELFAQLTKNLAGTGRSIGIFLDNELISSPVVGPEFAATGITGGGAVITGNFTPQQANELGVQLKGGSLPVPVEIGEIRTVGATLGKDSIQSSIWAGVGGLILVLIFMVIYYRLPGVIADIALVIYALLTWASFALLGVTLTLPGIAGFILSIGMAVDANVLIFERTREELRAGKTLYRSVESGFYRAFSSILDSNVTTWIACAALFWLGSGLVKGFALTLALGVAVSMFTAITCSRTFMFLAISIPSLKKPELYCPGVSASNKTEVAR, encoded by the coding sequence ATGCAAAGACAGCGATCGCTATTAGCCCTAATTTTAGTGATGGTAATTGCCGCCATTGCGGTAATTGCCACAATTTCTATACCGCTAGGACTGGACTTGCGGGGAGGTTCACAACTGACAATTCAGGTGAAGCCAACGCCAGAAATTCCACGAATTACTGAACGAGAATTAGAAGCTGTCAAAAGTGTCGTGGAAGGCCGTGTAAATGGTCTTGGTGTCTCTGAACCTGTAATTCAAACAGTTGGAGAAGACAAGATTTTAGTGCAGCTACCCGGAGTGAACGATCCAGAGGAAGCAGAAAGAGTACTAGGCGGTACAGCACAGTTAGAATTTCGCCAACAAAAACCAAATACAGAAACTCAGTTGTTTGCTTTACGAACTTCCCAACAAGAACTTAAACTACAACAGCAACAATTAAAAAACTCTAACGATACCGCAGCGATCGCCAAAAATAGAGAAGCGCTGCAAAATAATAGCAAAGCGATCGCTGAACTATTTGAAAGTACCAACCCGCCACTCACTGGTCAATACCTCAAAGATGCCCGTGGCGAACCAACCTCAGGTAATAATTGGGAAGTTGCCATTCGCTTTGATCAAAAAGGTGGCGAACTTTTTGCCCAACTTACCAAAAATCTCGCTGGTACAGGTCGCAGTATTGGGATTTTTCTGGATAATGAACTGATTAGTTCTCCCGTAGTCGGACCGGAATTTGCAGCCACAGGTATTACTGGCGGTGGTGCTGTTATTACTGGTAACTTTACACCCCAACAAGCAAACGAATTAGGTGTACAACTCAAGGGTGGTTCTTTACCAGTACCAGTAGAAATTGGTGAGATTCGTACAGTAGGCGCAACTCTAGGTAAAGATAGTATCCAAAGCAGCATCTGGGCAGGTGTTGGTGGTCTGATCTTAGTTCTCATATTTATGGTGATTTACTACAGACTACCAGGAGTAATTGCTGACATAGCACTAGTAATTTACGCACTCTTGACTTGGGCTAGTTTTGCTTTGTTAGGGGTTACACTCACCCTACCGGGAATTGCAGGTTTTATCCTCAGTATTGGTATGGCAGTTGATGCCAACGTACTTATATTTGAGCGTACACGGGAAGAATTGCGAGCAGGCAAAACTTTATATCGTTCAGTAGAATCAGGCTTTTACCGCGCCTTTTCTAGTATTTTGGACAGTAACGTCACTACCTGGATTGCATGTGCTGCCCTATTTTGGTTGGGATCTGGTTTAGTTAAAGGGTTTGCCCTCACCCTTGCTTTAGGTGTAGCGGTAAGTATGTTCACAGCCATTACCTGTAGTCGGACGTTCATGTTCTTGGCAATTTCTATTCCTTCCTTAAAGAAACCAGAACTATACTGTCCTGGTGTGTCAGCCTCAAACAAGACGGAGGTGGCGCGATGA
- a CDS encoding GNAT family N-acetyltransferase: MNYSQIQFSDRKSKIDLYQLQQLLNISAFWAKGRSIEDLGVAIANSDPVVSIWNGQQLIGFARATSDCIYRATIWDVVIHPDYRGNGLGSKLVETVLSHPRLQRVERVYLMTTSQQQFYEKIGFQKNSTTTMVLYSDQLSVITEQNCLITDY; the protein is encoded by the coding sequence ATGAATTATTCTCAAATTCAATTTAGCGATCGCAAATCAAAAATAGACCTTTACCAACTCCAGCAACTGTTAAATATTTCAGCTTTCTGGGCAAAAGGACGGAGTATCGAAGATTTAGGAGTAGCCATTGCCAACAGTGACCCTGTGGTTAGCATTTGGAATGGGCAACAACTAATTGGTTTTGCTAGGGCAACTTCCGACTGTATTTATCGTGCCACAATTTGGGACGTTGTTATTCATCCAGACTATCGTGGTAACGGACTGGGTAGTAAATTAGTGGAAACAGTTCTGAGTCATCCTCGCCTTCAACGGGTAGAACGTGTCTACTTGATGACTACTAGCCAGCAGCAGTTCTATGAAAAAATTGGCTTTCAAAAAAATTCCACCACTACAATGGTGCTTTACAGTGATCAGTTATCAGTGATCACTGAGCAGAATTGTTTGATCACTGATTACTGA
- the prmC gene encoding peptide chain release factor N(5)-glutamine methyltransferase: MADQQPKEISGLQLWQWRQAAIHAAIAADVSSAEIDWLLQEIAGLDRLALRLESFKDWPQIQLQLPLEELDLLWQKRLKERLPVQYIAGVTPWRQFKITVSPAVLIPRPETELLIDIVVAVANSREEQRLQQGHWADLGTGSGAIAIGLADALPEAIIHAVDYSNAAVAIAQINAQNAKLSDRIKFYQGYWWEPLESFKGQFSGMVSNPPYIPTSTVQRLQPEVANHEPHLALDGGNDGLDCIRYLIETSPTYLKPGGVWLVEMMAGQADVVREMLQNQGSYCNIKIYTDLAGIERFALAQRW; the protein is encoded by the coding sequence ATGGCGGATCAACAGCCCAAAGAAATTTCTGGTTTGCAACTCTGGCAATGGCGTCAAGCAGCGATCCATGCAGCGATCGCTGCTGATGTATCATCGGCTGAGATAGACTGGCTATTACAAGAAATAGCTGGCTTAGATCGTTTGGCGCTACGTTTGGAATCGTTTAAAGACTGGCCACAAATCCAGTTGCAGCTGCCTTTAGAAGAATTAGATTTGCTATGGCAAAAACGATTAAAGGAACGCTTGCCAGTACAGTACATTGCCGGAGTTACACCTTGGCGACAGTTTAAAATCACAGTTTCTCCTGCGGTTTTAATTCCTAGACCAGAAACTGAGTTGTTGATTGATATTGTAGTAGCAGTTGCCAACAGTAGGGAGGAACAGCGCCTACAACAAGGACACTGGGCAGATTTAGGAACTGGTAGCGGAGCAATTGCTATTGGACTGGCAGATGCCCTACCAGAGGCAATAATTCACGCGGTTGATTATTCAAACGCAGCAGTTGCGATCGCTCAAATTAATGCCCAAAATGCCAAGCTGAGCGATCGCATCAAATTTTATCAAGGCTATTGGTGGGAACCCCTAGAGTCTTTCAAGGGACAATTCAGTGGTATGGTGTCAAACCCACCCTATATCCCTACCAGTACCGTGCAAAGACTGCAACCAGAAGTTGCCAACCATGAGCCACATTTGGCACTTGATGGTGGTAACGATGGTCTAGACTGTATCCGTTATTTGATCGAAACTTCCCCGACCTATTTAAAACCAGGTGGGGTATGGCTTGTAGAGATGATGGCAGGACAGGCGGATGTAGTGCGGGAGATGTTACAGAATCAAGGTAGCTACTGCAATATTAAAATTTATACTGATTTAGCTGGTATAGAACGCTTTGCCCTTGCCCAAAGATGGTGA
- a CDS encoding helix-turn-helix domain-containing protein — MRDKEETKARILAAVGKLLAESGFQQLGVNAIAREAGVDKVLIYRYFDNLPSLLQKFGQEGDYWITAEALIGDETTADAESLADWMIYLLLRLLDDLKERPITQEIMRWELLEGNELTRELANVRDSMALDSLNFLKHKCSFPQDQDIPAISAVLVAGIVYLALRTKVSKTFMGLDFSSPTGWKRVEAAIASLIQSTVANQKSL; from the coding sequence ATGCGTGATAAAGAGGAAACTAAAGCTCGAATTTTAGCGGCGGTGGGTAAACTGTTGGCAGAATCGGGATTTCAGCAATTGGGCGTGAATGCGATCGCTCGTGAGGCTGGTGTTGATAAAGTATTAATTTACCGATATTTTGATAATTTGCCATCTCTACTGCAAAAGTTTGGCCAAGAGGGAGACTATTGGATCACTGCTGAAGCACTGATTGGCGATGAAACAACTGCTGATGCGGAGTCTCTAGCAGATTGGATGATCTACTTGTTACTAAGATTGCTAGATGACTTAAAAGAACGACCAATTACACAAGAGATAATGCGTTGGGAATTACTAGAAGGCAATGAATTAACTCGTGAACTAGCCAATGTGCGCGATTCTATGGCCTTAGATAGTCTTAATTTTCTCAAACACAAGTGTTCGTTCCCTCAAGATCAAGATATTCCTGCAATCAGTGCTGTTTTGGTAGCAGGAATCGTCTATCTAGCGCTACGTACTAAAGTTAGCAAAACATTTATGGGCTTGGATTTCAGTTCACCTACAGGTTGGAAGCGAGTTGAGGCGGCGATCGCATCGCTGATTCAATCCACTGTAGCTAATCAAAAAAGTCTCTAG
- a CDS encoding cation:proton antiporter: protein MAGELTLIVEMVTVLGVAVSGGYLVSRLHQPVLLGYLLGGIVVGPAGLKLVTLEGDIQVLSEVGVALLLFALGVEFSLKDLLRLRVIALGGGSLQIILTILLAGGLAYLTGWVETVPKAIFLGAVLSLSSTAVVLKSLIERNEVQTVHGQVMLAILIVQDLGLGLMLAVLPALTQPTNIIGIALLTALLKVLLFLSGAILVGRWVIPFLIRLIAQSGSQELFLLGILVLCLGIALFTYAIGLGIAMGAFVAGLMISNVEYADHALDRVLPMRDVFATLFFVSIGILIDPGFLLANGWILIGLIAITMIGKAAIVALIVRGFGYSLKTALTVGIGINQIGEFSFVLAGVAQTQGLFSSRLYGLTVGTTAITLLLAPFMLKATPYLLQWLERLPALSPFLQLNHSPRLVGLEEELANHVVVVGYGRVGQTLVRMLYFQGHKILVIDNNEAALQTLRERRIPYLFGDASSTLVLEKANLTQAKAMAIALPDPMATRLTLKRALSLAPDLDIIVRAHVNEEIDSLYQLGAQEVVQPEFEASLEMGAHMLLKLGDSTYAVQQVVNRYRRGRYRDILPERSEYWGAADLDVAIAGLQRHWYTLHSDSPLVGLSLAQTNARRLTGATVMAIERNKKLYRYPTGEFTLASGDRLLVVANPQEHVAFTKLLKGNK, encoded by the coding sequence ATGGCTGGAGAGTTAACACTGATTGTCGAAATGGTAACAGTGTTGGGGGTTGCGGTGAGCGGAGGGTATCTGGTAAGTCGTTTGCATCAGCCCGTGTTACTTGGATATTTGCTGGGAGGTATAGTTGTCGGGCCTGCGGGGTTAAAGCTTGTTACACTTGAGGGGGATATTCAAGTGCTATCCGAAGTTGGGGTAGCCTTATTATTGTTTGCTTTGGGTGTTGAGTTTTCTCTCAAAGACTTATTGCGCTTAAGGGTAATTGCCCTTGGTGGTGGATCGCTGCAAATCATACTCACGATTCTACTTGCAGGAGGACTCGCCTATCTGACAGGTTGGGTCGAGACAGTTCCAAAGGCGATTTTCCTGGGTGCAGTTCTTTCCCTGTCCTCAACAGCAGTCGTACTCAAAAGTTTAATTGAGCGGAATGAAGTCCAAACCGTGCATGGGCAGGTTATGCTGGCAATTCTGATTGTCCAAGACCTTGGCTTGGGATTGATGTTAGCAGTCTTGCCTGCGTTAACTCAACCGACCAATATTATTGGTATTGCCTTATTGACTGCACTGCTCAAAGTACTACTTTTTCTCAGTGGAGCAATTTTAGTCGGAAGATGGGTTATTCCGTTCCTAATTAGATTAATTGCTCAAAGTGGATCTCAAGAGTTATTTCTGCTCGGAATTTTAGTGCTTTGCTTGGGAATTGCTCTATTTACCTACGCCATCGGTTTGGGTATCGCTATGGGTGCATTTGTGGCAGGGCTAATGATTTCCAACGTGGAGTATGCTGATCATGCCCTTGATCGGGTTCTGCCGATGCGAGATGTGTTTGCGACTCTGTTTTTTGTTTCAATTGGAATATTGATTGATCCTGGTTTCCTGCTGGCAAACGGCTGGATATTAATCGGGTTAATAGCGATCACTATGATCGGTAAAGCAGCGATCGTTGCATTGATTGTCAGGGGGTTCGGCTATTCCTTAAAAACGGCACTTACGGTTGGTATTGGTATTAACCAAATTGGGGAATTCTCCTTTGTGTTAGCAGGTGTTGCTCAAACCCAAGGACTTTTTTCCTCCAGACTTTATGGATTGACTGTAGGAACAACAGCTATCACATTATTGCTCGCGCCTTTTATGCTAAAGGCAACGCCGTATCTGCTTCAGTGGTTGGAACGGCTTCCCGCCCTGAGTCCATTTTTGCAGTTAAACCATTCCCCTCGCTTAGTTGGGTTGGAGGAAGAACTTGCCAACCATGTGGTGGTAGTGGGATATGGTCGGGTGGGGCAAACTCTCGTGAGGATGCTATATTTTCAGGGACATAAAATTCTTGTTATTGATAATAATGAAGCAGCTCTTCAAACCTTGCGGGAGCGAAGGATTCCCTATCTTTTTGGCGATGCTTCCAGTACGTTGGTGTTGGAAAAAGCCAATCTTACTCAAGCCAAAGCAATGGCGATCGCTCTACCAGATCCGATGGCAACTCGATTAACTTTAAAGCGTGCCTTGAGTTTAGCACCAGATCTGGATATTATCGTCCGTGCCCATGTGAATGAAGAAATTGATTCGCTTTACCAGTTGGGCGCTCAAGAGGTGGTGCAACCAGAGTTTGAAGCTTCTCTGGAAATGGGCGCACATATGCTTTTGAAGTTGGGCGATTCTACCTATGCAGTGCAGCAAGTTGTGAATCGTTATCGTCGTGGACGGTATCGGGACATTTTGCCAGAACGTTCAGAGTACTGGGGTGCAGCTGATCTGGATGTGGCGATCGCAGGACTACAACGCCACTGGTATACCCTACATTCAGATTCTCCTTTAGTGGGGCTGAGCCTGGCTCAAACTAACGCGCGCCGTTTAACTGGAGCCACTGTGATGGCAATTGAACGCAACAAAAAACTCTACCGCTATCCCACAGGTGAATTCACCCTTGCATCAGGCGATCGCCTACTGGTAGTCGCCAATCCCCAAGAGCATGTGGCGTTTACAAAACTCCTGAAAGGCAATAAATAA
- a CDS encoding L-threonylcarbamoyladenylate synthase — translation MAQVSFDTLVAGARAGKLISFPTDTVPALASLPEQATLIFQAKQRTQDKPLILMAANPEALWAFVKGSKQEYQIWQEVAQKYWPGALTLVLPASARVPIAMNPIDPTTIGIRVPDCAIAQKILAQTGPLATTSANLSGQPPLQTMAEITAQFPEVLVLASTEYESKIPTNGIPSTVAKWTGMNWQILRQGGVKLN, via the coding sequence ATGGCACAAGTATCCTTTGATACGCTCGTAGCTGGCGCACGGGCAGGTAAATTAATCAGTTTTCCCACAGACACTGTTCCAGCTTTGGCAAGTTTACCAGAGCAGGCAACCTTGATTTTTCAAGCTAAACAACGCACTCAAGATAAACCATTAATTTTAATGGCAGCTAATCCAGAAGCACTCTGGGCTTTTGTTAAGGGTAGTAAACAAGAGTATCAAATTTGGCAAGAAGTTGCTCAGAAATATTGGCCAGGGGCGTTGACTTTAGTTTTACCAGCTTCTGCACGAGTGCCAATAGCGATGAATCCTATAGATCCAACGACCATTGGTATCCGTGTTCCTGATTGTGCGATCGCTCAAAAGATATTAGCGCAAACAGGGCCCCTTGCTACCACTAGTGCCAATTTGTCAGGTCAACCACCTTTACAAACAATGGCAGAAATAACAGCTCAGTTCCCCGAAGTTCTGGTATTGGCTAGCACAGAGTACGAAAGTAAAATACCGACAAATGGAATACCCTCTACCGTTGCCAAATGGACTGGGATGAATTGGCAGATTTTACGGCAAGGAGGAGTTAAGCTAAATTAA